DNA from Malus sylvestris chromosome 11, drMalSylv7.2, whole genome shotgun sequence:
GTAGGGAGATTGTAAGAAAGTGTAAGGGTTTGCCACTTGTTGCAAAGACTTTAGGTAGTATGATGCGTGATAAGAGGACAAGGAGTGAATGGTTGAAGGTTCTGAATAGTAAAATATGGGATTGGGAAGAAGTGGAGCAAGAAGTTTTCCAGCCATTATTTCTAAGTTATTATGATTAATCTTTGGATGGCATAAGATTATCTTAATTCTATAGAGAATAAAGATAAAGGAAAAATTGGTCAATCTGTTTTTGATAATTTAGTTGCACGGTCTTTTTTCCAAGATTTTAAGAAACACTACGACACTGGTGCGATAATAGGTTGCAAAATGCATGACATTGTACATGACTTTGTGCAATTTATCACCAAGAAGGAATGTTTGAGTATCGAGGCAGAGGTTGCAAACCGTAAAATAGAGGTATTGGGCAGTAATCTTCGCCATCTGACCTTAACGTCTGTGGTTGATGATCAAGCTTTACTTTCTATCACTTCTCGGAATTGCAAAAATCTACATACGCTCACAACAACTCACTCAAGTGTTGCTACGGTATATGCTAGTTTTATTTTACAAGTTAAATGTCTTAGGACGATAAGGTTGTTTGGAAATTCCATCAAAGAACTCCCAAAAGAGATTGGTGAATTGGTACATTTGAGGCATATTGATTTGTCTAGGAGTCAAAAGTTGGAGAAATTACCAGACACCATTTGTGGTTTATATAACTTGTATACCTTGGACCTTCGAAGATGCAAATCACTAAATAAATTGCCCGATAACATGGGAAAGTTGATTAgcttaagagcaagtccacccctaaggactttgtgccagcacccaacgcatttatccactcaattgaacagtaatagaccccagTAAACAGTAATAGGtcaatgcatctccacccctaaaaatacGCTGGCACCTAGTctatctaatattatattattttattcatatcaattaatattttatcatttattttatttttttattttttcttctttcttcctttccctcttcgatcctttctttctctttctctctctctctcttttccagcTCACTCCCGTgagctctccttcttcttcctcttcaaaaccttccatttCTGCACGCCATCCACCCCTGCATCTCCGACGCCATCCACCCCTGCATCTCCGACGCCGTCCTCCTGCATCTCCACACCTCCGACGCCGTCGCTTCGTCCTCCCGTCGTTCTCCCTCCGTGGTTCCTTCCCTCCCGACATCCTCTCCGCCTCGACCAGCTTCACTCCTTAGCCTCCACAACAACTCCCTCTCTGACGTCATATGCCCTCCGACGTCACACTGACGTCAGTTAGGCCGGTCCCAAGGTCTGTCGATTTTAGGCCGGCCTGTGGactggcttgggctgggtgccagtcgATTTCACAGGCTGGAGTGAATTGACAGGGTGCCAGCCTGGTTTTTTGACTGGGTGCTGGGCTCTCTTCTTCccggtggaattgctctaaggCATCTTTACGTTGGGGAGAGTGACTCACTGAAGTACTTGCCAAAAGGGATAGGGAAATTAACAAGTTTGCAAACACTAGACGTCTGTCCTCTGTTTTCTGTTGACAACGACGAAGCATTTCAAGTTGGGAGTGAAGCACAACTGCGGGACAAGAAGCAACTTTTTCATCTCCAACTTGATTTTGGTGAAGTGCGCGACAAGGCCGGAGAGAGCAGTGGATtaatatttttcaacaaaaagaagtgttattgacaccctaaaaatctcattctacactcctcacaattgtatttttctttcttaatatagaaagtttgaagtgtaaaatgagatttatggagtactaataacaattttcttcAACAAATTGTGGCTCAAAAGAGTTTTCTGAAATAATTTTGATAAATCCAAATTATTtatgatattattttttatttttattataaacgatattactaattaaaaaaattaggtataaatattaaaaagagGTCAAGCGTTTTAACTCGAGATATTGTGTGTACATTATACACTCAATTTTCGATCAACATTatctttttatttgtaaattCCATTTAGATTTTGTGCCCGCCTAAAAGAAAATTATCCAGTCGGCCCAATCCAATTTGATCACCTAAAGGGACACTGCAATCAGCTGGAGTAACTGAGGAGCACTCGACTACTGAAAGCAAAGGGACACTGCAACCTGCAGAGAGGGAGGATGTCGAAGCAGGGTGAGGTCGTATGCGTTACCGGTGGAAGCGGCTGCATCGGATCCTGGCTTGTCCGTCTCCTCCTCCACCGTGATTACACCGTCCACGCCACCGTCAAGGATCTCAGTAACTTCACCCTTGCTTTTCCCCTTATCTACACAACTGCCACAGTTCCATTCATTCCATTCGCGTTCAGTCCAAAATTAATAACGCCGTTGTTTTCTTTGTTGCAGAGGACGATGGCGAGACGAAGCATCTAGAAGCGTTAGTAGAGGGGGCAGAGTCGCGCCTCCGTCTCTTCCAGATCGACCTCCTCGACTACAACTCCATACTCGCCTCCGTCAATGGTTGCTCCGGCGTCTTCCACCTCGCCTCTCCCTGCATCGTCGACCAAGTCCACGACCCCGAGGTTCGCATCATTAAGCAATATCAAATTCCTTataattttgatcatatttGATTAATTATGCTTAATTATGAAActggtgctttttttttcttttgtttaatcTGCAGAAGGAGCTTCTGGACCCGGCGATCAAAGGAACGCTCAATGTTCTGACGGCCGCGAAGCAGGCTGGGGTCAGCCGTGTGGTGCTGACGTCATCCATCTCCGCCATCACTCCCAGCCCAAGCTGGCCATCCGATAAGGTCAAGGGCGAGGATTGCTGGACAGACATTGACTACTGCAAGCAGAAGGGAGTGAGTTACTCCAACGCTGTTTATATATGGTTTATTGTCTGGTTAATGTCCGCATTCTATTTTCTTATTGAAAGTTTGTAACTTTCGGTGCGCGTTGTATCTTTCATATTTGATTATTAATTCTTCATTTTAACTACTTGAAATTTTCACAATTGGGGACTGAAATGCTGATTGTGTTTGGTGTTTGGCTA
Protein-coding regions in this window:
- the LOC126589660 gene encoding cinnamoyl-CoA reductase 1-like isoform X2 — translated: MSKQGEVVCVTGGSGCIGSWLVRLLLHRDYTVHATVKDLKDDGETKHLEALVEGAESRLRLFQIDLLDYNSILASVNGCSGVFHLASPCIVDQVHDPEKELLDPAIKGTLNVLTAAKQAGVSRVVLTSSISAITPSPSWPSDKVKGEDCWTDIDYCKQKGLWYPLSKTLAEKAAWEFAKEKGLDVVAVNPGTVMGPVISPRLNASMLMLLRILEGCTETYEDFFMGSVHFKDVALAHILVYENKSATGRHLCLEAISRYGDFVAKVAELYPEYKVRSFHAGIDLHTSSFFGLFRITSKCCFPSLSTVWCILACLGRIL